A stretch of Lactuca sativa cultivar Salinas chromosome 6, Lsat_Salinas_v11, whole genome shotgun sequence DNA encodes these proteins:
- the LOC111890515 gene encoding dof zinc finger protein 1 has protein sequence MDRPHWPPQEIVVKPMEEIVVPNTTNSSNNYNNLSKPSSSSSSLERRIRPQKAAAVNCPRCDSTNTKFCYYNNYSLSQPRYFCKTCRRYWTEGGTLRNIPVGGGSRKNKRSSSSTTSSSLTSVSKKLPDLIVPSAPTSVLSQNPRILHDHYGQDLNLGFPSANNFKNVSDFMQIPNFDATRNTNSSASTTSSITTTASASAQLSALELLTGITARGTMNCLMPIPIPDSNSVYSQSGQLMIPMPEFKIPSLSFSLDGMASGGAYGNSLDDSTDRRVLFPFEELKTNTSTTTLDEQHVAQDRDQNGDSNGFWNGMMGGGSW, from the exons ATGGACAGGCCTCACTGGCCACCACAG GAGATAGTGGTGAAGCCAATGGAAGAAATCGTAGTTCCCAACACCACAAATTCAAGTAACAATTACAATAATCTCTCAAAGCCATCTTCAAGTTCTTCCTCTCTTGAAAGAAGGATAAGACCCCAAAAAGCTGCCGCTGTTAACTGTCCGAGGTGTGATTCCACCAACACCAAGTTTTGTTACTACAACAATTACAGTCTTTCACAACCAAGATACTTTTGCAAGACCTGTAGAAGGTATTGGACTGAAGGAGGAACACTCAGAAACATCCCTGTTGGTGGTGGTTCAAGAAAGAACAAGAGATCATCGTCTTCTACTACTTCTTCTTCTCTAACTTCGGTCTCAAAGAAGCTTCCTGATCTAATTGTACCTTCTGCACCAACATCAGTACTTTCTCAAAACCCTAGGATCCTTCATGATCATTATGGGCAAGATCTTAACTTGGGGTTTCCATCCGCTAATAATTTCAAGAATGTTTCTGACTTTATGCAAATACCAAACTTTGATGCCACCAGGAATACGAATTCTTCAGCTTCCACCACCAGTAGTATTACAACTACTGCATCGGCTTCAGCTCAGCTTtcagctttggagctcttgactGGAATCACAGCAAGGGGTACAATGAATTGCTTAATGCCGATTCCGATCCCTGATTCTAATTCCGTTTATTCACAGTCAGGGCAGTTGATGATTCCCATGCCGGAATTCAAGATTCCGTCACTTAGCTTTTCTTTGGATGGAATGGCGAGTGGTGGCGCGTATGGGAATAGTCTTGATGACAGTACAGATCGGAGGGTTTTGTTCCCGTTTGAAGAACTGAAAACGAACACATCAACAACAACTCTTGATGAACAGCATGTTGCGCAAGATAGAGATCAGAATGGTGACTCCAATGGATTCTGGAATGGAATGATGGGTGGAGGCTCTTGGTAA